Proteins encoded within one genomic window of Panicum virgatum strain AP13 chromosome 1N, P.virgatum_v5, whole genome shotgun sequence:
- the LOC120656837 gene encoding RING-H2 finger protein ATL8-like has product MARLLIEAPPAGSGAPADSLNSDMILILAGLLCALVCVLGLGLVARCACSRRWAAAARAPPGEAVANKGVKEVLRSLPTVTYVPDGKPAGEGADECAICLAEFEDGQAMRVLPQCGHAFHAACVDTWLRGHSSCPSCRRVLAAELPAGERCRRCGARPGLGISALWKAPCSAEGTTFLA; this is encoded by the coding sequence ATGGCGAGACTACTCATCGAAGCGCCACCGGCCGGCTCGGGCGCGCCGGCGGACTCCCTCAACTCGGACATGATCCTCATCCTCGCCGGGCTGCTCTGCGCGCTCGTCTGcgtcctcggcctcggcctcgtcgcCCGGTGCGCGTGCTCGCGGCGCTGGGCCGCGGCGGCCCGGGCGCCGCCGGGCGAGGCCGTGGCGAACAAGGGCGTCAAGGAGGTGCTGCGCTCACTGCCGACGGTCACGTACGTCCCCGACGGCAAGCCGGCGGGGGAAGGGGCGGACGAGTGCGCCATCTGCCTCGCCGAGTTCGAGGACGGCCAGGCCATGCGCGTGCTGCCGCAGTGCGGCCACGCGTTCCACGCCGCCTGCGTCGACACGTGGCTGCGCGGGCACTCCTCCTGCCCGTCCTGCCGGCGCGTGCTGGCCGCCGagctgccggccggcgagcggtgccgccgctgcggcgcgCGCCCCGGCCTCGGCATCAGCGCGCTCTGGAAGGCGCCCTGCAGCGCCGAGGGGACGACGTTCTTGGCCTAG